The following is a genomic window from Adhaeribacter radiodurans.
GTAACTACTATATTGGCCCGTTAAATCTACTCCACATAAAACTTATACTACATGAAAAAAAAACAGCTAAAAATGAGTTTGTTCGTGCTTGCCCTGGCAGCGGCAGGTTGTAACCAAAATGCTAAAACCGAAACTGCTACTACCAACGAAGCCTCCGCTCCCTCTGATTCAGCCGCTACTGATTCAGCCGGAACGGCCAGTGCCTCTAATCAAGCTGTTGATTTGTTCGATGGCAAAACGTTGGCTGGCTGGCACGGCTATAACAAAACCGGCGAAGTAAAAAACTGGACTGTAATGGATGGTGCCCTGGTTTGCCTGGGTGCAGCTAAAGATGCCCACGGCGGTGATCTGGTATCGGATAAACAATACAGTAATTTTGAATTAACCTGGGATTGGAAAGTGGATAAAGGTAGTAACAGCGGGGTAATGTACCATGTTATAGAAGATAAAAAATACCAGGCCCCTTACGAAACCGGTCCCGAATACCAGGTAATGGACGACATTGGTTTTCCGGAAAAATTAGAAAATTGGCAATTAGCCGGTGCCGATTACGCCATGTTCCCGGCCAACGAAAAGAAAAAGCTGAAACCGGTGGGAGAATGGAACAGCAGCAAAATTATTTATAATAATGGCCACGTAGAACATTGGTTAAACGACGAAAAAATTGTGGAATTTGACCGTAACAGCGAAGCCTGGAAAAAACAACGCGCTGAAGGTAAATGGAAAGACTATCCGGATTACGCAAAAGCTAACACCGGTTATATAGCCTTACAGGACCACGGCAACAAAGCATATTATAAAAACATTGAAATCAAGGAGTTATAGATTTACATTTAAAATTCGGTTAAGTTAAAATACGCTGGTCAGAATCTTTATAAGAATTTCTGGCCAGCGTATTTTTATTTAAAGGGTATTATTTATAGTTAACAATACCCCAATTAATAAAAAGGAATAGACAAACTAAATGCCTTTTACTTTCTCTCATCCAGCGATTGTGCTACCCTTGACTCTGCTGCTCCGTAAATGGTACTCGCTCACTGGACTAGTAATTGGAAGCCTTACCCCTGACTTCGAGTATTTTTACCAGTTTAGTATTTCACTTACCAAAACACAAATACAGCAAAGTTGATAGCGGTTAGAAACAAATCTTCCAACTGCCATTTAGTAAATACGTTATCCTTCCACCACTGGTATATCGGCTTGGTTATAGAAAATAAGCTTGCCTTTTGCTTTTCCAACAGCTACCATTTCGTCGGCTCCCGCCGAAGGTCCGCCTACCCGGAGCACGGCATCGCATTTGTCTATTAATCGAATGGCTATCGGGTGGAAGATGGTATTAAATACTTCGTCGCCGATTTGTTTAGAGCCGGCAGCTTCTACTAAGGGTAAGGCAAACCACTCGCCCAGAACCGGCAAGTGCCCACTTTGGTAAAGCTCCAGGGCTACAGTAGTCATATGATGCACGTTAGCGGCAATTTTAGCGGGTTCGTCGTTAGTGCCCGACCGGTACGGACCGGCCACTAATATTAGTAAAGGTTTATCGGTTTTCATCCCAGCAGATTTTCGAGTTTAGCGTATTGCAATAACATAATAGTTTTAGCGTCTTTTATTTCGCCAGTTTTAATCATTTGCAGAGCTTCGTCTAAGGGTAATTCCAGCACCTCAATGTTTTCCTGTTCGTGTTCTACCCCACCGCCTTCGTTCACCTTCATTTCCTTAGCATATTCGGCCACAAAAAAATACAGGATTTCGGTTACCGAACCCGGCGACATGTAGGCTTCAAAAATCTTTCGTACTTCCGAAACTTTGTAACCGGTTTCTTCTTCGGTTTCGCGTTTAATGCATTCTTCGGGGTTGTCTTTATCCAACAAACCGGCGCAGGCTTCAATGAGCATACCCGTTGGGTTTCCGTTTACGTAAGTGGGTAAGCGAAATTGTCGGGTTAAGATTACCGTTTTTTGTTCTTTGTTATAGAGCAGAATAGTGGCGCCATTGCCCCGGTCGTAGGCTTCGCGGCTTTGGGTTTGCCAGGCACCTTCATCCGTTAAATAATCGTAGGTAACTTTTCGCAGGGTGTACCAATTATCAGATAATACTTCGGTTTGCCGGATTTTTACTTTTTCATTCATAGATGAGATGGATTGAAATTACTGAGTATTATGGATTTACCTTTAAGGCAGCAAATTACAGAATTTTATACTATTTGCTTAGTTCTGCCTAATTCATTCTTAAAACCGAAAATCCGGTCAAACAACAAACCCACTTATTATACAAAATTCATGTAGCAAATAATTAAACATTATGCTGCTGAGTTAGCTTTAGTAAATTAAGATAAACCCACTATTGTAAAACAGGATTAGATTACTGAATTAAAACTGATAAAAAGGTACAATTAAAACCTTTGCTTTTGCAGGTATTGCTACCTAAACTTGTAAATCTTATCTTTTATTTTGGTGCGGTTTGACTGGTGGGCTTGAATACTAATAGATGTTTTAAGTTAAAAAAATTAAAATATACACCTAAAAATGCGTAATAAAGCTTTGTTCCTGGTTTTAGGCTTTCTTTGTTTAAGTAACCACCCCTTACTGGCCCAAAAAAAATTAAAAACCGAAAATGTTGTTCTAGTTACTTTGGATGGCTTTCGCTGGCGGGAACTGTTTACCGGAGCCGACGAAGATTTAATTTCGGAAAAGGATTTCGTATCGGATGAAAAAGCCCTGAAAAGCAAGTTCTGGGACGATGACGCACTCGTACGTCGCAAAAAATTACTGCCATTTATCTGGACAACCATTGCCACGCAAGGCCAAATTTACGGTAATCGCAAGCACGACAACAAAGTAAACGTAGATAACCGACACCGGTTCTCTTACCCCGGTTATAACGAAATTCTGACCGGTTTTACCGACGACCGCCGGGTAGATAGTAATGATAAAAAAGATAACCCGAATAAAAGCGTACTGGAGTTTATTAACCAACAAAAAGGATTTCGGAAAAAAGTAGCTGCTTTTAGTTCCTGGGATGTTTTCCCGTATATATTAAACGTAAAACGGTCTGGCTTGCTGGTAAATGCTGGTTTCGATACCGCCCGCGGACCGCATCTTTCTTCCCGCGAAAAATTCCTGAACCGGTTGCAGGCTCAGGTACCCAGTCCTTGGTCGAGTGTGCGGTTAGATGCCTTTACCCACCATTACGCTCTGGAACATCTTAGAAAAAATTCACCACGGGTTCTTTACCTGGCTTACGGCGAAACCGACGATTTTGCTCATAATGGCAATTACGAAGCCTATCTAAAATCAGCGCATCAAACGGATGCGTTTATTAAAGACCTTTGGACCTGGTTACAACGCTCACCGAAATACCGCAACAAAACCACTCTAGTAATTACCACCGACCACGGACGAGGAAATACCAGAAAATCCTGGCAAAATCACGGCTCCAACATAGGAGAAGCCGATGAAACTTGGTTCATAGCTATTGGCCCGGATACTAAGGCACTCGGCGAAGTAAAACAACCTGCCCAGTACTACACTAAACAGCTCGCCCAAACCATTACTACTTTATTAGGTCTTCCTTATACCTCTGACCAACCAGCCGGGGAGCCAGTAAAAACCGTAATTAATCAGTAAATAGTAATTGGTTTTTGTATTTTCAATGGGTTTATTCCTATTTCTTTTATGATTTCAATTTTTGACTAAAGCTCCGACAGGTAAATCAAGTTAAAAATACTATTAGCTATTATGGACTAATTAAAAGCAAACCTTTACATATTACTTGTATTAACCCTCTTGCTTCCAGATAAATATGACTTTATGACTAAACAAAAATAAGTGCCGGGCAAAATTCAGAACTATCTTTTAATTTTATATTATAAAAATAATTAAATAATCCGCGTGTTTTTTAAATCTTTATTTGAAAAAAGGAGTAAAAGGAATTAAACGCGAAACAACTAAAATATGGTAGTATTTCTCTTGTGGAGCATTCCTTTTTTAGGTTTATTAATTTGTCTTTATTTAGCAGCTTATTATTACATTTATCAGAAAAAGTTAAAAAAGAAAAAGCTTTATCGCGCTAAAAACCATAAGGCTAAGAGCTATAAAGTAGTAGTTGATAACACTTTTTCTTCTGGAGGTTTTACTCTCCCGGAACATAAAACAGGTAATTTATAGTAGCTTTTAAGACAAAAAAGAACCATACAGGCAGCTTCCCTTTCCGAAACTGTAATAAGTAAAACCTAAACTCATTTTCCTTTAGGTTAAGTACCACTCGTCGCCTTTTCTGCACACGAGATAAGTTATTGTAAAACGTAAATTAGCCGGTATTAATAAATTTTCTTTCCGGCTAATTTTTCTTTTTTACTTTACTCTGTCCTTACTTGTTCTAATTTAAATGCTTTCTTCTTTAAGGGTTTACTTAAAGCTTTAGCTTTTCCTATATAACTTCTCTATTAAGGTATGAGCATTATTTCTCAACTACCCTCAGGATAACTTAATTTTATTGGTTTTAACTTTCTGTTTTTACCTTATAAAATTAAAATAGTAAAATTTAAAACAATATTAAGCATATTATATATCTAATTTATTTAATATTCGTAAATTAGCTTAAACTTAATGCTTAATACAATGTCGTCACCTTTATTAATTACTGTTATCTTAATTTGTCCGGCTATACTCTTAACTATAGGAGTAGTAGCCTGCGACATAATCAGTAGCCGGATGAAGTAAATTTACTTAGGCCATTAATTATGGCTTACACCTGTTAACCAGCGTCTGTTTGGTACGTTGGTGCAATGAGTAAAATAGGCTATTGATTTTCCTGTTCTTTACCCCACCTAACTTAATGGTAGTAACCGCAATTAAAAACCCTGTTACAAAAAAGTAACAGGGTTTTTAATTTATAGAGTAGCATTACCGTCTCAACCAAAAAGATTATTCGTAAACTTCAATCTTATTCCGGCCTGGAAATCTTTAATAATTTTAAAAATTTCGATAATCGTTACCTGTTCAATTTTGGTGAGGCTGCGCACGTCCATGTAATTTTCAGGTTCGGCTTTGTCGCGCGTAATCTGGTTGGCTTGTTTTTTCAGGCGAACACTCATCAGGTAATAATACGATTGAATCAGTTCCAGATACTGCTTTTCTGTGAAAATGCCTTTTTCTTTTAAAGCCGCCAGTCGCTCGCCGGTATTGGTAACAAAAATACGATTTTGTAACGCGTATACCCGCACCAAATCCACGATGGGTGTCATGGCTTTTTTAATATTAAAAACCTCCTGGCTACCTACGGTAAATGTTCTGATATTCCGGAAAAATGTAAGCGGCGGTTCGTATTGCAAAGCATTCTTGGCTAGGTGAAAGTAAAGTTGCTCCATGGGTTTCTGCAGTTCCTGGTTCAGGAAAGATTGCAATTCGTCCATAATAGCTTTTTCACCGTACAAGTAGCGGCAATCGAAAAAAGTAGAGAAATTCATCACCGTTTCGGGTACAATTTCCTGCATCCAGCTTTCGTAATTGCGTTTCCAGTGCGACAAAGAATGCGTCCACTTCGGATTTTTCGCCATAAGACCACCCGTGCAAAAACTAAAGCCTATTTTATCTAATCGTTCTGAAATTAAATCGGCAAATTTTAGAAAATACTCCCGCACCAGTTCACGTTGCTCGTTAGCTTTGTCTTCGTAAATAATCGCATTGTCCTGGTCCGTTTTTAAAGTTTGTTCTTTACGGCCTTCGCTGCCCAATACCATAAAAACAAACTTCGCCGGCGGCGTACCCATTTCGTCCAGCACGCCCTGAATTACTTTTAAAGCAATGGTATCAGCTACCGTGGTAATTACCTGGTTCACAATTTCGGCGTTCACGCCTCGGCTTAAGAGCTGCGTTACTATTTCGGGTACTTTTTGCCACTTACCTTTTAATTCATCCAGTGACAGCGCTAGTTTTACCGATTGAATAAACATGAACGGCGATTGCGCCTGTTCGCTTAACAAGCGGTTGCGGCTCAGGAAACCCTTAAATTGTCCGTTTTGCTCCACCAATAAATAGCGGGTATTCGTCTGGAACATGAGCAAAATAGCTTCGTAGATATAAGCCTGGGCATTAATGGTGACAATAGGATTGTCCATGAAGCTTTTAACCGGTTGCTGCGCATCGGCTTGTTTGGCTACTACATTATCGCGGAGGGTAATATCGGTTACAAAACCAATGATTTTTCCGGGTTCTTCCTCCACAAACGAACAACTTACTTTATGCTCAGCCATCATTTGCGCTACCTGGTACACAGGCGTTTCTGGCGGGCACGCCACTATTTCGCGGTATTCCAGGCTTTCAATTTTGCGGGAATATAGTTGCTCCGAGGCAATGTAACTTTCTTCGAAAGCCGCCGGGCGTTTCGCAAAATGCGCAAACTCATCGTTGAGCATGCGCTTGCCGTAATCAGTAGTGAAAAAATGAAAAAATGCGTCGTAAGCCTGGCAAAGTGCCCGGAAATCTCGGCGGTGCAAGAAATAAACTACAGTTCCTTTTTTGGCAATAACCGTACGCAGGGATTTGCGGCGGTTAAGCAACACCGAAATACCACCGTAACAATACCCGGTCCGGTGATGCTCCAATAAACGTTTATTTTGGGCGCTATCGTAAAAGAAAGATTCGTATTCGCCGGCTGCTATAATATCAACTCCCCGCAGCTTACTCACTTCCTGATGGTAAACGGTTGTGTCTTTGGTATACTTTACTTCTTCCAGCAAATCCACTACTCCCATTAATACCTCATCTGGTAATAAGTTAAAGGGAACAGCGTTTTTTAGAACTTGAAATCGGTCGGTCATAGCCAATAATACAGTAAAAGAGTTAACAAAAATAAAATGAAAGCAACAATACCGTATTTTATTCTTTGGGGAGGAGTTTTTATTTCCAGGGTGGCTGGTGTTGGTTTTTGTTTTATTTCCTGCTGCAAAATGGCAGGCAGATCAATTTCGCACCTTTTTACCAGTTCAAAAAAGCAATCGGCGGTGGCCCGGACATCTACCAGCGCATTGTGTTGTTGTTCTAAATTATTTTTAAAAAGAATGTAATACAAATCGCCCAGCCGCAAATATTTTATCCGGGGGTTTCGCACGTAAGAAGTAGTAGCTTCCATCGTACAGAAGGTCGGCAGAAGATCTAGTGGGTTTTTCCAGCCAATCCGGTAATAATCCGCACCCAGTACCGAAGCATCAAATTTCATAAAATGACCCACTACCAGCGGTTGATAATGCTGTAAATCATCTGCCAATAATGTTAAAATTGATCTTCTGCTTTCGCCTTGTTTTTTTAAAAAATCATGGGTAATGCCATGCACGTTAAAAGCTGAAGGAGTAATCTCGAAATCGCCTTCGTTGATGTAGTGATTTTCAAATTTTATTTGCTGTCCATCTCGCGTGTAAATTAACCAGGATACCTGTACCGCGTACGGCCAGTTACCTATTAAGGAAAACGGGGCGTTCCAATTTTTAGGTAGTCCGGAAGCTTCGGTATCAATAAATAGTAAGTATTCTCTCACACCGGATTTTTAAACTGGGTTCGCGCACTTTTCTGGTTCAAACTTATTTTCTTTTTAGCTAATACTAGGAATGTTTCTTATTTGTTAAGATGATTCCTAATTTTAGATTAAAGTCGTTAAGTTAGAATTATCTTTAAAAAGAATCGACCTATGTAGACAAGGTTATTGAATTCTCAAATATGTAACTGGCGCGAGGCTCTAGCCTCGTGTCTACTATCTGGGAGGCCTCTGGCCGGGCGAACCCGTAAGCTTTTCCCTATTAGTAATTAAATTCCTACTGATCAGAAGCCGGACGATACTTCTCATGAGCGGGACGCTCGCGATGTAACTTTAAAGGGAAGACCGGGAGCGTTTTAAAATTTCTTTTTTGATGAAGGCTATTTACTTGGAGCCGGTTCCCGTCTCCAGGCTCAAGTGCTATCTAACTTGTAAGCTTCAAGTTTTGCCTCGTGGCCGGCGGGCCTCGTTTGGCTCTTTCGGGCGGTCTAAGCTTCCTTTCCTCGACTCCGTCTGCGGAATTCTGCTGCGCAGAACCGGAACCTTAGAAGGCGCTCAACAGACAAACTGGTGTCGTTGCGAGTAGCTATTGTTTACTATTAGGTAACTTGTTGGTATTGGAATGTGCTTCGTGGTGGCAATATCTTTTAATATAAAATTTAAAAAGCGAGCCTTTCAGCCCGATTTTTAAATTTTTGCTTCGCTTTTTTACCAGAACCGAACGTACAGCACCGTGATGAGTAACATCGTAATTACAATTAAAGCTAAAGTAGGTTTAGAAACCCGGAACATGGTTTTATCAAGTTCGAAGGCTTTTGGATTTACTTTTGGACCAGCTAAGCTGAGCGCAATCATGACAATCATGGTAAACAGAAAGGCTAAGCCCATACAAATCTGGAACGGAATTTCATAGCCACCTTTGCCGTTGGGATAAGCCGTGTACAGGAAAGTTTCGTTACCAAACCAGGCTGGGGCGTAGTTGTTAAAGATTACCGATAAAATAAACCCGGTTAGCAAACCTGCTACTGCTGCGGTGCCCGTAGTACGTTTCCAGAACATACCTAGTAAAAACATGGCAAATACTCCCGGACTGATGAAACCGGTATACTTCTGAATAAAAGTAAATCCACCTTCGCCGCCAATGCCTAGTAAATCGTCCCAAGTCAGGAAAATAGAGAACAGCATGGCCACGATAATAGTAATTTTACCAATCCGAATTAAGTTTTTCTCGTCGGATGTTGGGTTGATGTACTTTTTATAAATATCCAGAGTAAAGATGGTGGAAATACTATTGGCTTTACCAGCCAGCGAGGCCACTATAGCTGCCGTTAATGCCGCTAAAGACAAACCTTTCATGCCGGTTGGTAAAAAGCCCAGAATAGCGGAGTAAGCATTATCGGCGTTGAATACCCCACCCGGCGCCATTTCTTCCTGCAAAGAACCATTCTTGTACAACACGTAAGCCGCAATACCCGGCAACATTACAATAATAGGCATCATTAACTTTAATAAACCGGCAAATAAAATACCGGTACGGGCAGTTTCTAAGTTAGCGCCCAAAGCCCGTTGAGTGATGTATTGATTACAACCCCAGTAGTTCAGGTTTACAATCCAGATACCGGCAAAATACATGGCAATACCGGGTAGCATCAGGTATTTATTAATATCGGCTTGTGATGAATTCGGTCCAGGTTTATCAATAATCATCCGGAAGTGTTCCGGCGAGTCTCGCAAGAGAGCGTTAAAACCGGCAATCACATCGCTACCTAAACCAAACTTTTCGCTTACCAGTGTTAAAGCAGTATAAGTAGTAGCCAAACCTCCCAAAATCAACACGGTTACTTGTATTACATCGGTATAACCAATCACATTCATCCCGCCCAGCGTGATAATAATAGCAAATATGGCTAAGGCAATTACAATCAAATGAAAATTAGCGCCACCAGCCAAATTATTAATGGCTAATGCTCCCAAGTATAAAATAGACGTTAAGTTTACAAAAACGTACAGGAACAGCCAGAAAATAGCCATAATTAAAGCTACGGTGCTGTTGTAGCGGTTCTGCAAAAACTGCGGCATCGTAAAAATCCGGTTTTTAAGGTATACCGGAATAAACCAGACAGCCACAATAATTAAAGCAATGGCAGCAATCCACTCGTAAGCGGCCACGGCAATACCTACCACAAAACCATTCCCGCTCATACCAATAAATTGCTCCGCTGAAATGTTAGAAGCAATTAAAGAAGCGCCAATGGCCCACCAGGTAAGGGTTCCTTCGGCCAGGAAATAATCTTTACTGTCGGCGTTTACGTTGCGGTCGCGCCGGTAAACCCAGTAGCCATAACCGGATACTACAATAAAGTAGACGAAAAAAATAACGTAATCAATGGTAGCGAATTTGCTCATGCCGGATTAATTAAAAGTGATAAGATTAAATTTTCGTTATAATAGTTTCGGATTATGTTTTTTAAAGAACCTTAATCTAAATCTTGCATAAGCATTCCAGCAGATTGCTTATGGTCGGGCAAATTTTTTAAATATTTAGCGATGCTGGTAATATTTCTTCGCAAGTCGTTTGTGAGGAC
Proteins encoded in this region:
- a CDS encoding DUF4184 family protein, which translates into the protein MPFTFSHPAIVLPLTLLLRKWYSLTGLVIGSLTPDFEYFYQFSISLTKTQIQQS
- a CDS encoding 3'-5' exonuclease, which gives rise to MREYLLFIDTEASGLPKNWNAPFSLIGNWPYAVQVSWLIYTRDGQQIKFENHYINEGDFEITPSAFNVHGITHDFLKKQGESRRSILTLLADDLQHYQPLVVGHFMKFDASVLGADYYRIGWKNPLDLLPTFCTMEATTSYVRNPRIKYLRLGDLYYILFKNNLEQQHNALVDVRATADCFFELVKRCEIDLPAILQQEIKQKPTPATLEIKTPPQRIKYGIVAFILFLLTLLLYYWL
- a CDS encoding DUF4406 domain-containing protein yields the protein MKTDKPLLILVAGPYRSGTNDEPAKIAANVHHMTTVALELYQSGHLPVLGEWFALPLVEAAGSKQIGDEVFNTIFHPIAIRLIDKCDAVLRVGGPSAGADEMVAVGKAKGKLIFYNQADIPVVEG
- a CDS encoding 3-keto-disaccharide hydrolase translates to MKKKQLKMSLFVLALAAAGCNQNAKTETATTNEASAPSDSAATDSAGTASASNQAVDLFDGKTLAGWHGYNKTGEVKNWTVMDGALVCLGAAKDAHGGDLVSDKQYSNFELTWDWKVDKGSNSGVMYHVIEDKKYQAPYETGPEYQVMDDIGFPEKLENWQLAGADYAMFPANEKKKLKPVGEWNSSKIIYNNGHVEHWLNDEKIVEFDRNSEAWKKQRAEGKWKDYPDYAKANTGYIALQDHGNKAYYKNIEIKEL
- a CDS encoding DUF294 nucleotidyltransferase-like domain-containing protein, with the translated sequence MTDRFQVLKNAVPFNLLPDEVLMGVVDLLEEVKYTKDTTVYHQEVSKLRGVDIIAAGEYESFFYDSAQNKRLLEHHRTGYCYGGISVLLNRRKSLRTVIAKKGTVVYFLHRRDFRALCQAYDAFFHFFTTDYGKRMLNDEFAHFAKRPAAFEESYIASEQLYSRKIESLEYREIVACPPETPVYQVAQMMAEHKVSCSFVEEEPGKIIGFVTDITLRDNVVAKQADAQQPVKSFMDNPIVTINAQAYIYEAILLMFQTNTRYLLVEQNGQFKGFLSRNRLLSEQAQSPFMFIQSVKLALSLDELKGKWQKVPEIVTQLLSRGVNAEIVNQVITTVADTIALKVIQGVLDEMGTPPAKFVFMVLGSEGRKEQTLKTDQDNAIIYEDKANEQRELVREYFLKFADLISERLDKIGFSFCTGGLMAKNPKWTHSLSHWKRNYESWMQEIVPETVMNFSTFFDCRYLYGEKAIMDELQSFLNQELQKPMEQLYFHLAKNALQYEPPLTFFRNIRTFTVGSQEVFNIKKAMTPIVDLVRVYALQNRIFVTNTGERLAALKEKGIFTEKQYLELIQSYYYLMSVRLKKQANQITRDKAEPENYMDVRSLTKIEQVTIIEIFKIIKDFQAGIRLKFTNNLFG
- the nudK gene encoding GDP-mannose pyrophosphatase NudK, which translates into the protein MNEKVKIRQTEVLSDNWYTLRKVTYDYLTDEGAWQTQSREAYDRGNGATILLYNKEQKTVILTRQFRLPTYVNGNPTGMLIEACAGLLDKDNPEECIKRETEEETGYKVSEVRKIFEAYMSPGSVTEILYFFVAEYAKEMKVNEGGGVEHEQENIEVLELPLDEALQMIKTGEIKDAKTIMLLQYAKLENLLG
- a CDS encoding alkaline phosphatase family protein gives rise to the protein MRNKALFLVLGFLCLSNHPLLAQKKLKTENVVLVTLDGFRWRELFTGADEDLISEKDFVSDEKALKSKFWDDDALVRRKKLLPFIWTTIATQGQIYGNRKHDNKVNVDNRHRFSYPGYNEILTGFTDDRRVDSNDKKDNPNKSVLEFINQQKGFRKKVAAFSSWDVFPYILNVKRSGLLVNAGFDTARGPHLSSREKFLNRLQAQVPSPWSSVRLDAFTHHYALEHLRKNSPRVLYLAYGETDDFAHNGNYEAYLKSAHQTDAFIKDLWTWLQRSPKYRNKTTLVITTDHGRGNTRKSWQNHGSNIGEADETWFIAIGPDTKALGEVKQPAQYYTKQLAQTITTLLGLPYTSDQPAGEPVKTVINQ
- a CDS encoding sodium:solute symporter family transporter, which translates into the protein MSKFATIDYVIFFVYFIVVSGYGYWVYRRDRNVNADSKDYFLAEGTLTWWAIGASLIASNISAEQFIGMSGNGFVVGIAVAAYEWIAAIALIIVAVWFIPVYLKNRIFTMPQFLQNRYNSTVALIMAIFWLFLYVFVNLTSILYLGALAINNLAGGANFHLIVIALAIFAIIITLGGMNVIGYTDVIQVTVLILGGLATTYTALTLVSEKFGLGSDVIAGFNALLRDSPEHFRMIIDKPGPNSSQADINKYLMLPGIAMYFAGIWIVNLNYWGCNQYITQRALGANLETARTGILFAGLLKLMMPIIVMLPGIAAYVLYKNGSLQEEMAPGGVFNADNAYSAILGFLPTGMKGLSLAALTAAIVASLAGKANSISTIFTLDIYKKYINPTSDEKNLIRIGKITIIVAMLFSIFLTWDDLLGIGGEGGFTFIQKYTGFISPGVFAMFLLGMFWKRTTGTAAVAGLLTGFILSVIFNNYAPAWFGNETFLYTAYPNGKGGYEIPFQICMGLAFLFTMIVMIALSLAGPKVNPKAFELDKTMFRVSKPTLALIVITMLLITVLYVRFW